In Alteracholeplasma palmae J233, a single genomic region encodes these proteins:
- a CDS encoding trypsin-like peptidase domain-containing protein: MKRIYRIIIVILLALSLSACQKTDSNIKESSKQRYNVYNDSFTYIGFKKKSLNSYNFKTNIETSTPIIVVSAKSNINLVEVTANTTMYSQDEKKIHNTTKTITKSIIRNQEFNIDFEISKKVSNETTRVSVTFSGKTTDKNNNSKSDKKIEYKVLFKFNNGEIDLEKKVKANETISKPSTPHKKNYIFQSWYLDQDFKHEYDFSKKITSDLNLYAKYIVDYATITNKVTHEIMPSVVNITKKNYNTILGITTSSQSFIGSGIIFYEGSGYYYALTNNHVTVKNPDYSKVSYEVEDYKGNKYDAYLKHESPSYDLAVIYFKKKETLKVIDRAKENPNIDTEIISLGQPKGQTNAITYGKVTEYTEAPILKNTKWYESSVQFEVISHSARIAGGSSGGAILDVDFNLVGINYASSTSYNSGEFVSAYAIPIKKVEEYLRVYIWS; the protein is encoded by the coding sequence ATGAAAAGAATATATAGAATAATAATTGTAATTTTACTTGCCTTGTCATTAAGTGCATGTCAAAAAACAGATTCAAACATAAAAGAAAGTAGTAAGCAACGATATAATGTTTATAATGACTCGTTTACATATATAGGGTTTAAAAAAAAGAGTCTAAATAGTTATAATTTTAAAACTAACATAGAAACTAGCACTCCGATTATAGTGGTAAGTGCTAAAAGTAATATCAACTTAGTTGAAGTAACCGCAAATACCACAATGTATTCTCAAGATGAAAAAAAGATACATAATACTACAAAAACAATAACAAAATCAATTATAAGAAACCAAGAGTTTAATATTGACTTTGAAATTTCAAAAAAAGTTTCAAATGAAACAACAAGGGTATCAGTTACTTTTAGTGGTAAAACTACTGATAAGAATAATAATTCGAAAAGTGATAAAAAGATAGAATATAAAGTACTATTCAAATTTAATAATGGAGAGATTGATTTAGAAAAAAAAGTTAAAGCTAATGAGACTATATCTAAGCCAAGCACTCCGCATAAAAAAAATTATATATTTCAATCTTGGTATCTAGATCAAGACTTTAAGCATGAGTATGATTTTTCAAAAAAAATAACTAGTGATTTAAATTTATATGCAAAATATATAGTTGATTATGCAACTATTACTAATAAAGTTACACATGAAATTATGCCATCTGTAGTCAATATAACTAAGAAAAACTATAATACAATTCTGGGAATTACAACATCATCGCAAAGTTTTATTGGAAGTGGCATTATATTTTATGAAGGATCAGGATATTATTATGCTTTAACTAATAACCATGTGACAGTTAAAAATCCAGACTATAGCAAAGTTAGTTACGAGGTAGAAGATTATAAGGGAAATAAGTACGACGCATATTTAAAACATGAGTCTCCTTCATATGACTTAGCAGTTATATATTTTAAGAAGAAAGAAACCTTGAAAGTAATAGATAGAGCAAAAGAAAATCCTAACATTGACACTGAAATAATTTCATTAGGACAACCTAAAGGACAAACGAATGCAATTACGTATGGGAAAGTTACAGAGTATACAGAGGCTCCAATATTAAAAAACACAAAGTGGTATGAATCAAGTGTTCAGTTTGAAGTGATTTCACACAGTGCTAGAATTGCAGGAGGTTCTAGCGGAGGAGCAATCCTTGATGTCGACTTTAATTTAGTAGGTATTAATTATGCTTCATCAACTAGTTATAACAGTGGAGAATTTGTTAGTGCATATGCTATACCAATTAAAAAAGTGGAAGAATATTTAAGGGTATATATATGGAGCTAA
- a CDS encoding NUDIX hydrolase encodes MNKNYIKWIRSKVGHEKIFLNFVGGCIRNSKGEILLQRRKDKNVWGFPGGAIELGESAKEAVIREIKEETGLDIIPRKMIGVYTHYFDEYPNGDSAQVIAIFFDLEIVGGKLDDNNDETLELKFFNETKCPKLVNQQHEDALIDMINREYGICR; translated from the coding sequence ATGAATAAAAACTATATTAAATGGATAAGAAGTAAAGTTGGGCATGAAAAGATTTTCTTAAATTTTGTAGGTGGATGTATAAGAAACTCAAAAGGTGAAATCTTACTACAACGTAGAAAAGATAAAAATGTTTGGGGATTTCCTGGTGGAGCAATTGAACTTGGTGAATCAGCAAAAGAAGCTGTTATAAGAGAGATAAAGGAAGAAACAGGGCTTGATATCATTCCTCGTAAAATGATAGGAGTTTATACACACTATTTTGATGAATATCCCAATGGAGATAGTGCTCAAGTTATTGCTATATTTTTTGATTTAGAGATTGTTGGTGGAAAGCTTGATGATAATAACGATGAAACATTAGAATTAAAGTTTTTTAATGAAACAAAATGTCCTAAACTTGTAAACCAACAACATGAAGATGCATTAATAGACATGATAAATAGAGAATATGGAATATGCAGATAA
- a CDS encoding ABC transporter ATP-binding protein/permease — protein sequence MYELKRISKEYKNGKEIIQVLKEINMKLPPNGMVFIVGKSGSGKSTLLNILGGLETPTKGNIKYKNKEIDDLSFKRDIVSFVFQDFNLLYGLTVVENLKIVNKLSDERVKKLLTSVDMLDKINTKIKYLSIGEKQRLSIARALAKNFEIMLLDEPTGSLDITNRKKVFDLLKKISTEKLIIIVSHDLESAFEYSDSIIEIKDGIAGNLISNKETKLLDTTEKMPHSNNEVFDKKSQFRYATSLLFLNKFRFIITMLILILSTILTFTQLNLSNFNTEKALNNAITKNNDFAVPLSWSVRNEPTNKIEQFSKGEDLYNKINDNDSQYNKLVTYISSNQLINNNESKLNETVLYLFKENEKIDLSITEGRLPNNKNEVLISDFLSIYKFNQDEVIGKKISMPIETLDTEIILTVVGIVETDYKDIRLFNKIEDEVYLKGNKDAVTFNYMTLYTKESLLFSGITDNIITIQSSNFLQTDQLTEIYTQPFNSLKYKKYDNEQLIEGKLPEKINQIVVSDVFLKKHNLKFNEIKEINYLYKDIRATINKNRYLDIINFFEILESVEIVGITESKSDILVSHELSIVIENKLKYYSVDGYAVSKPKQSFIEKSNGSNIYFNFRYLEPIYTMVELLKGPIVTVVLTVEFILIILSALSLLLYCQNAVKTKRREISIIKSLGVKNSKLFNVFLIHNMTQTLFSTVIGIIAGLFFIKMVNMIVSDGTVFNINYNLFLITPISLIAIFMISFCICLIGTIIPFISIKKISIASELKINQ from the coding sequence ATGTATGAACTGAAAAGAATTTCAAAAGAGTATAAAAATGGAAAAGAAATAATACAGGTATTAAAAGAAATTAACATGAAATTACCACCTAATGGTATGGTTTTTATTGTTGGGAAGTCAGGTAGTGGAAAGTCAACACTACTTAATATTTTGGGTGGATTAGAAACACCAACAAAGGGGAATATAAAATATAAAAATAAAGAAATTGATGATTTGTCATTTAAAAGAGATATTGTTAGTTTTGTGTTTCAAGATTTTAACTTGTTATATGGTTTGACAGTTGTTGAAAACTTGAAAATTGTAAATAAACTATCTGATGAAAGAGTAAAAAAATTGCTTACTTCGGTAGATATGCTGGATAAGATAAATACCAAAATTAAATATTTATCTATAGGTGAAAAACAAAGATTATCAATTGCGAGGGCATTGGCAAAAAATTTTGAAATTATGTTATTAGATGAGCCGACTGGAAGCCTTGATATAACTAATAGAAAAAAAGTTTTTGATTTGCTAAAAAAAATCTCAACTGAAAAGTTGATTATTATAGTTTCACATGATTTGGAAAGTGCATTTGAGTATTCTGATAGCATAATTGAAATAAAAGATGGGATAGCGGGTAACCTTATATCAAATAAAGAAACTAAATTATTAGATACAACTGAAAAAATGCCACATTCAAATAATGAAGTATTTGATAAGAAATCACAATTTAGATATGCTACATCACTATTATTCTTGAATAAATTTCGTTTTATAATTACTATGCTAATCCTTATTTTAAGTACGATATTAACATTCACTCAGTTAAATTTATCAAATTTTAACACTGAAAAAGCATTGAATAATGCCATAACTAAAAATAATGATTTCGCAGTCCCTCTAAGTTGGTCTGTTAGAAATGAACCAACAAATAAGATAGAACAGTTTTCCAAAGGGGAAGACTTATACAATAAAATTAATGATAATGATAGTCAATATAATAAGTTAGTTACATATATTAGTAGTAACCAATTAATAAACAATAATGAAAGTAAGCTAAACGAAACAGTCCTTTATTTATTTAAAGAAAATGAAAAAATAGATTTAAGTATTACTGAAGGAAGATTACCAAATAATAAAAATGAAGTACTAATAAGTGATTTTTTGTCAATTTATAAGTTTAATCAAGACGAAGTTATTGGAAAAAAAATATCAATGCCGATAGAAACTTTAGATACAGAAATAATACTAACAGTTGTCGGAATAGTTGAAACTGATTATAAAGATATTAGACTTTTCAACAAAATAGAAGATGAAGTATACCTTAAAGGGAATAAAGATGCAGTTACATTTAATTATATGACTCTATATACGAAGGAATCACTACTTTTTTCTGGAATAACGGATAATATAATTACTATACAGTCATCTAATTTTTTACAAACAGACCAGTTAACAGAAATTTATACGCAGCCATTTAACTCATTGAAATATAAAAAATATGATAATGAGCAGTTGATTGAAGGGAAACTACCAGAAAAGATTAATCAAATTGTTGTAAGCGATGTATTTTTAAAAAAGCATAACCTAAAATTTAATGAAATAAAAGAAATTAACTATTTATACAAAGATATAAGGGCAACAATCAATAAAAATAGATATCTAGATATTATCAATTTTTTTGAAATATTGGAATCGGTAGAAATTGTTGGTATAACGGAGAGCAAATCAGATATTCTAGTCTCACATGAACTGTCGATTGTAATAGAAAACAAGCTTAAATACTATTCGGTTGATGGGTATGCAGTTTCAAAACCAAAACAATCTTTTATAGAAAAATCTAATGGATCAAATATATATTTCAATTTTAGGTATTTAGAGCCGATATATACTATGGTAGAATTGTTAAAAGGCCCAATAGTAACGGTTGTTTTAACAGTTGAATTTATTTTAATTATACTCTCAGCGCTATCACTATTACTATATTGTCAAAATGCAGTTAAAACAAAAAGAAGAGAAATATCAATTATAAAGTCTTTAGGTGTAAAAAATTCTAAGTTATTCAACGTTTTTTTGATTCATAATATGACCCAAACTCTTTTTTCAACTGTTATTGGGATCATAGCGGGGCTTTTTTTTATAAAAATGGTCAATATGATTGTATCTGATGGAACTGTCTTTAATATCAATTATAATTTATTTTTAATTACTCCAATTAGCCTGATTGCAATTTTTATGATTTCATTTTGTATCTGTCTTATAGGAACAATTATTCCTTTTATAAGTATAAAAAAAATAAGTATTGCCTCTGAGCTAAAGATAAATCAATAG
- a CDS encoding zinc metalloprotease HtpX: MFFLKFLINLFKPRNWGLLVYMAINAFFFTIVFEYLLQLVFKTTDIMWYYIVPVYIILLFIMLSSFGENIFNAMRKMREIPKNSETEHIYELFNEVYSNAKKNNNSISNKVKLYYIDDENINAFAFGRNTIGVTAGSLQLDDEAFKGILAHEFGHLYAQDSHVNLGIMATSFSMQFAIYAVSLLFLFFTYIIDIIITAVLNKTNFGKTEKILLFSTIVIAIRSIIINVWTFIGRVLVSIASRKQEYKADAYASKIGYNEGLYSALTILSEGEQTQSFVNYILYGTHPSTDKRLLALENK, encoded by the coding sequence ATGTTTTTTTTAAAATTTTTAATTAATTTATTTAAACCAAGAAATTGGGGACTATTAGTGTATATGGCGATTAATGCATTTTTCTTTACTATTGTATTTGAGTATTTGTTACAACTTGTTTTTAAAACAACAGATATTATGTGGTATTACATTGTACCAGTATATATCATATTGCTTTTTATTATGTTGAGTTCATTTGGAGAAAATATTTTTAATGCTATGCGAAAAATGAGAGAAATACCCAAAAACTCTGAAACAGAACATATTTATGAACTATTTAATGAAGTATATAGTAATGCCAAGAAAAATAATAACTCAATTAGTAATAAAGTTAAGCTGTACTATATAGATGATGAGAATATTAATGCATTCGCATTTGGCCGAAACACTATTGGAGTTACTGCTGGTAGTTTGCAACTAGATGATGAGGCATTCAAAGGAATTTTAGCACATGAATTTGGACATCTATACGCGCAAGATAGTCATGTGAATTTAGGAATTATGGCGACTAGTTTTTCAATGCAATTTGCAATTTATGCAGTATCATTATTATTTCTATTTTTCACATATATTATAGACATAATTATTACAGCAGTTCTTAATAAGACAAATTTTGGAAAAACAGAAAAAATTCTTTTATTTTCAACCATTGTTATAGCTATTAGAAGTATAATAATTAATGTTTGGACATTTATAGGTAGAGTGTTAGTTTCTATTGCTAGCAGAAAACAAGAATATAAAGCTGATGCATATGCATCAAAAATTGGCTACAATGAAGGACTGTATAGTGCATTAACCATACTTTCTGAGGGTGAACAAACACAGTCATTTGTAAATTATATATTATATGGAACGCATCCAAGTACAGATAAACGACTTTTAGCATTAGAAAATAAATAG
- a CDS encoding bacterial Ig-like domain-containing protein: MMRVKENSLKVIDITKKMFVLLLSSILVVVLVACNKKAPEIHALAISSFPTKTVYKVGESFDKTGIEVIGVMSNQTVIKLNEGTKDNEYQFSGFDSQTEGTKKVEVKSGNFKTHFTVIVNNNKDEARAQITFMNDKTVLSTKTIDKGSILEEPALVKQENQYFVGWFIEETNYMWNFSTDQVKEDVTLKAKYVTLDESHVILDAYMKEEQASKYTFKTLQTLKEANIKNNTTVYFAPGVYWADDYLDTNEANTPEHPGLIGIEFFQTGLKFVGLTSNADDVRIAGNRGQTVGSKGNWNVIGVGQDFSSYNISIANYCSTDLVYPRDVTQNLKRRTDARVQAQTLATLDAGDRMYFENTRFVSHLNLMAAGNMQRAYFKDCYFQLTDDAIAVGKINVYENCTFDLYGAHPTWGGIETLALFLNSTFNIKYDSGILYWAKSGGTFGLIDSVFTGKIEEVRWEDFQRPDAKHYVYNNKDEKGNDIIFAKDYPAVTEYLTEETLPIFKNKDNTYNISNILGGNDGWNPTLQTVKTPFKLVLASNTTVLESSQEDNQIVLTPVLTPSNILSIDSIEYTYDESLFDFISQENGVLKLKAKLNQQGKILQTVITARSTNKLVSQVTVSIRPELVEAPKFIGEQTLTISNNKVVLNYEYDHPGYTDHSNILWYIGTETNKQERLVGQTTLNKPQLEYQLSRTDLNKYVSAVIIPKYEFSPASTEIALIEGQRVITLEDIKDKNIISTNFANIAWKDNLLTDKNVWYADSHRPKDITVDWGNIGEQEPWVYTYATGGQSGQAGALYKNGLLLAKRGARLLYNTSGEYSDVSMKVLLSPEKTAGQGFGSATEQYLDIYIKYDVETQNGYALRIQRVAKDRQGTAISSGGNAVRFSLVEYKNGIETVLEFEGNDIMSSAFMPDTTIILEVKGNKLSADITTASEQTGAQATFGLPHEVHLSYDLKDVNNYGGFGFQHTGTTSVGNRVLLQELEVKLTDK; encoded by the coding sequence ATGATGAGAGTAAAAGAAAATAGTTTAAAAGTGATAGATATTACTAAGAAGATGTTTGTCTTACTTTTAAGTTCAATTCTTGTAGTAGTACTAGTTGCGTGTAATAAAAAAGCACCAGAAATACACGCACTTGCAATTAGTTCATTTCCAACAAAAACAGTATATAAAGTTGGAGAATCTTTTGATAAAACTGGAATAGAAGTGATAGGTGTCATGTCAAATCAAACAGTTATCAAATTAAACGAAGGAACTAAAGATAATGAATATCAGTTCAGTGGCTTTGACTCACAAACAGAAGGAACCAAAAAAGTAGAAGTGAAAAGTGGTAACTTTAAAACTCATTTCACTGTTATAGTAAATAATAATAAAGATGAAGCTAGAGCCCAAATTACTTTTATGAATGACAAAACAGTTTTATCTACAAAAACAATTGATAAAGGTTCTATATTAGAAGAACCAGCATTAGTTAAACAAGAAAACCAATACTTTGTGGGTTGGTTTATTGAAGAAACTAATTATATGTGGAATTTTTCTACAGATCAAGTAAAAGAAGATGTAACATTAAAAGCTAAATATGTTACTCTTGATGAATCACATGTTATTCTTGATGCATATATGAAAGAAGAACAAGCTTCAAAATATACATTTAAGACACTTCAAACTCTAAAAGAAGCTAACATTAAAAACAACACAACAGTGTATTTCGCACCAGGTGTCTATTGGGCTGATGACTATTTAGATACTAATGAGGCAAATACTCCAGAACATCCAGGATTAATAGGAATAGAGTTTTTTCAAACAGGATTAAAATTTGTTGGTTTAACTTCAAATGCAGATGATGTAAGAATAGCGGGTAATAGAGGACAAACAGTAGGTTCAAAAGGTAACTGGAATGTTATTGGAGTAGGACAAGACTTTAGTTCATATAATATTAGTATTGCTAACTACTGCTCAACAGATCTAGTATACCCAAGAGATGTTACACAAAACCTTAAACGTAGAACAGATGCTAGAGTACAAGCTCAAACACTAGCAACCCTTGATGCTGGTGATAGAATGTATTTTGAAAATACAAGATTTGTCAGTCACCTAAACTTAATGGCAGCTGGTAACATGCAAAGAGCATACTTTAAAGACTGTTATTTCCAATTAACAGATGATGCAATCGCTGTTGGTAAGATTAATGTATATGAAAACTGTACATTTGATTTATATGGAGCTCACCCAACATGGGGAGGGATTGAAACACTAGCATTATTCCTTAATTCAACTTTTAACATTAAATATGATTCAGGTATTTTATACTGGGCTAAATCTGGCGGAACCTTTGGTCTTATAGATTCAGTTTTTACAGGTAAAATAGAAGAAGTAAGATGGGAAGACTTCCAAAGACCAGATGCTAAACACTATGTCTATAATAACAAAGATGAAAAAGGAAATGATATCATCTTTGCTAAAGATTATCCAGCTGTGACAGAATATCTAACAGAAGAAACATTACCAATATTTAAGAATAAAGATAATACTTATAATATTTCAAATATATTAGGTGGTAATGATGGTTGGAACCCTACTTTACAAACAGTTAAAACACCATTTAAATTAGTTTTAGCCTCTAATACAACCGTATTAGAATCTAGTCAAGAAGATAACCAAATTGTGTTAACTCCAGTACTAACACCTTCAAATATCTTATCAATTGATAGTATAGAATATACTTATGATGAAAGTTTATTTGACTTTATTTCACAAGAAAATGGAGTATTAAAACTAAAGGCAAAACTAAACCAACAAGGTAAAATCTTACAAACAGTTATTACTGCTAGATCAACTAATAAGTTGGTATCACAAGTAACAGTTTCTATTAGACCTGAGTTAGTAGAAGCGCCTAAATTTATAGGAGAACAAACACTAACTATTAGTAATAACAAAGTTGTTTTAAATTATGAGTATGATCACCCAGGATACACAGATCATTCTAATATATTATGGTATATAGGAACAGAAACAAATAAACAAGAAAGACTTGTTGGACAAACAACCCTTAACAAGCCACAATTAGAATATCAACTATCAAGAACAGATTTAAATAAATATGTATCTGCAGTTATTATTCCTAAATATGAATTTAGTCCAGCAAGCACAGAAATCGCTTTAATAGAAGGACAAAGAGTCATTACTTTAGAAGATATTAAAGATAAAAATATTATTTCTACAAATTTTGCAAATATAGCATGGAAAGATAACTTACTTACTGATAAAAATGTGTGGTATGCAGATTCTCATAGACCTAAAGATATCACAGTAGACTGGGGTAACATAGGAGAACAAGAACCTTGGGTTTATACATACGCAACAGGTGGACAATCAGGTCAAGCAGGAGCACTTTATAAAAATGGTTTACTTTTAGCAAAACGTGGTGCTAGACTTTTATATAATACAAGTGGTGAATATTCGGATGTATCAATGAAAGTATTATTATCACCAGAAAAAACTGCTGGACAAGGCTTTGGTAGTGCAACAGAACAATATTTAGATATCTATATTAAATATGATGTCGAAACTCAAAATGGCTATGCCTTAAGAATTCAAAGAGTTGCTAAAGATAGACAAGGAACAGCAATTAGTTCTGGAGGTAATGCAGTAAGATTCTCACTAGTTGAATATAAAAATGGAATCGAAACTGTATTAGAGTTTGAAGGAAATGATATCATGAGCTCTGCCTTTATGCCAGATACAACTATTATTCTAGAAGTTAAGGGCAATAAACTATCAGCTGATATTACTACAGCATCTGAACAAACAGGTGCTCAAGCAACCTTTGGTCTTCCACATGAAGTTCATTTATCATATGATTTAAAAGATGTAAATAACTATGGTGGTTTCGGATTCCAACACACAGGAACAACTAGTGTTGGTAACAGAGTATTATTACAAGAACTAGAAGTTAAGTTAACTGATAAATAA